One window of Biomphalaria glabrata chromosome 6, xgBioGlab47.1, whole genome shotgun sequence genomic DNA carries:
- the LOC106070595 gene encoding sestrin-1-like isoform X5, with protein MSNDTYTSTMIIPSNIADEQTHSVFMDAFIQNNRLDHVSQVMGYHPDYLRNFLTTQNYLLREDGPLPYDYRHYIAIIAAARHHCIYLVKLHEQEFLLRNGNPEWLKGIAYAPRKIQDLYEINKILAHRPWLINKEHMMKLLKTPEPWSLSELMHAIILLTHFHSLCSFVYGCGINAELDIDGFTYSRSSSSSSDTDSNSENNEVGETSNHSHAQQMSRDEGVGLEALMEKMKKLNEMSLEETSQEELLKRFHSVEHQSAEITVPNSKKSTPRSELMRYVLDDEFSYTDFVTQDKVNEVPTFRACDYSWDDHGFSLANRLYTDIGNLLDDKYTMAANMTYYTMGDNREVDTSSFRRAIWNYIHCMYGIRHDDYDYSEVNQLLERNLKAYIKTLTCYPERLQKKDYDGVMREFKHSEKVHVNLMIMEARQQAELLYALRALNRYMT; from the exons ATGTCGAATGATACTTATACTTCCACAATG attatTCCATCCAACATAGCAGATGAACAG ACCCACAGTGTTTTTATGGATGCTTTTATTCAGAACAACCGCCTTGACCACGTCAGTCAAGTCATGGGCTACCATCCAGATTACCTGAGGAATTTCCTGACCACCCAGAATTACCTTTTGAGGGAAGATGGACCACTACCTTATGACTACAGGCATTACATTGCTATCATT GCTGCTGCTAGGCACCACtgtatatatttagtaaagctACATGAACAAGAGTTTTTGCTGAGAAATGGCAACCCAGAATGGTTAAAAGGTATTGCATATGCTCCAAGAAAGATCCAGGATCTTTATGAAATCAACAAAATTCTGGCTCACCGTCCTTGGTTGATCAATAAGGAACACATGATG aaACTTCTGAAAACTCCAGAACCATGGTCTCTGTCAGAGTTAATGCATGCCATCATTCTTCTGACACACTTCCATTCTTTGTGTTCCTTTGTGTATGGCTGTGGCATCAATGCTGAGCTGGACATTGATGGATTCACATACAGCAGGTCATCCAGTTCAAGCAGTGATACAGATTCCAACAGTGAAAATAATGAGGTTGGAGAGACCTCAAATCACAGTCACGCCCAG CAGATGTCCAGAGATGAAGGTGTGGGTCTAGAGGCCCTGatggaaaaaatgaaaaaattgaaTGAAATGTCTTTAGAAGAAACTAGCCAGGAGGAGCTGTTGAAACGTTTCCACAGTGTGGAGCACCAAAGTGCTGAAA tAACAGTGCCAAACAGTAAGAAATCCACTCCCAGGTCTGAGTTGATGCGCTATGTGTTGGATGATGAGTTCTCCTACACAGACTTTGTCACTCAGGACAAGGTGAATGAGGTGCCAACCTTCCGAGCTTGTGATTACTCTTGGGATGACCATGGGTTCTCACTTGCTAACCGGCTTTACACTGATATAGGCAATCTGCTGGATGACAAGTATACTATGGCAGCCAACATGACCTATTATAC tatGGGAGATAACCGAGAGGTGGACACTTCATCGTTTCGTAGAGCCATCTGGAACTACATTCACTGCATGTATGGCATACGTCATGACGATTATGATTATTCGGAG GTGAATCAACTTCTGGAGAGAAATCTTAAAGCTTACATCAAGACATTGACCTGCTACCCAGAACGTCTTCAGAAGAAAGATTATGATGGTGTGATGAGAGAATTTAAACATTCTGAAAAA GTGCATGTCAACCTTATGATAATGGAGGCTCGCCAACAGGCTGAACTACTGTATGCACTTCGAGCACTCAACCGCTACATGACATAG
- the LOC106070595 gene encoding sestrin-1-like isoform X6: protein MYIYLPIKIIPSNIADEQTHSVFMDAFIQNNRLDHVSQVMGYHPDYLRNFLTTQNYLLREDGPLPYDYRHYIAIIAAARHHCIYLVKLHEQEFLLRNGNPEWLKGIAYAPRKIQDLYEINKILAHRPWLINKEHMMKLLKTPEPWSLSELMHAIILLTHFHSLCSFVYGCGINAELDIDGFTYSRSSSSSSDTDSNSENNEVGETSNHSHAQQMSRDEGVGLEALMEKMKKLNEMSLEETSQEELLKRFHSVEHQSAEITVPNSKKSTPRSELMRYVLDDEFSYTDFVTQDKVNEVPTFRACDYSWDDHGFSLANRLYTDIGNLLDDKYTMAANMTYYTMGDNREVDTSSFRRAIWNYIHCMYGIRHDDYDYSEVNQLLERNLKAYIKTLTCYPERLQKKDYDGVMREFKHSEKVHVNLMIMEARQQAELLYALRALNRYMT from the exons ATGTATATCTACCTAcctataaaa attatTCCATCCAACATAGCAGATGAACAG ACCCACAGTGTTTTTATGGATGCTTTTATTCAGAACAACCGCCTTGACCACGTCAGTCAAGTCATGGGCTACCATCCAGATTACCTGAGGAATTTCCTGACCACCCAGAATTACCTTTTGAGGGAAGATGGACCACTACCTTATGACTACAGGCATTACATTGCTATCATT GCTGCTGCTAGGCACCACtgtatatatttagtaaagctACATGAACAAGAGTTTTTGCTGAGAAATGGCAACCCAGAATGGTTAAAAGGTATTGCATATGCTCCAAGAAAGATCCAGGATCTTTATGAAATCAACAAAATTCTGGCTCACCGTCCTTGGTTGATCAATAAGGAACACATGATG aaACTTCTGAAAACTCCAGAACCATGGTCTCTGTCAGAGTTAATGCATGCCATCATTCTTCTGACACACTTCCATTCTTTGTGTTCCTTTGTGTATGGCTGTGGCATCAATGCTGAGCTGGACATTGATGGATTCACATACAGCAGGTCATCCAGTTCAAGCAGTGATACAGATTCCAACAGTGAAAATAATGAGGTTGGAGAGACCTCAAATCACAGTCACGCCCAG CAGATGTCCAGAGATGAAGGTGTGGGTCTAGAGGCCCTGatggaaaaaatgaaaaaattgaaTGAAATGTCTTTAGAAGAAACTAGCCAGGAGGAGCTGTTGAAACGTTTCCACAGTGTGGAGCACCAAAGTGCTGAAA tAACAGTGCCAAACAGTAAGAAATCCACTCCCAGGTCTGAGTTGATGCGCTATGTGTTGGATGATGAGTTCTCCTACACAGACTTTGTCACTCAGGACAAGGTGAATGAGGTGCCAACCTTCCGAGCTTGTGATTACTCTTGGGATGACCATGGGTTCTCACTTGCTAACCGGCTTTACACTGATATAGGCAATCTGCTGGATGACAAGTATACTATGGCAGCCAACATGACCTATTATAC tatGGGAGATAACCGAGAGGTGGACACTTCATCGTTTCGTAGAGCCATCTGGAACTACATTCACTGCATGTATGGCATACGTCATGACGATTATGATTATTCGGAG GTGAATCAACTTCTGGAGAGAAATCTTAAAGCTTACATCAAGACATTGACCTGCTACCCAGAACGTCTTCAGAAGAAAGATTATGATGGTGTGATGAGAGAATTTAAACATTCTGAAAAA GTGCATGTCAACCTTATGATAATGGAGGCTCGCCAACAGGCTGAACTACTGTATGCACTTCGAGCACTCAACCGCTACATGACATAG
- the LOC106070595 gene encoding sestrin-1-like isoform X4, giving the protein MRIDWLELIIPSNIADEQTHSVFMDAFIQNNRLDHVSQVMGYHPDYLRNFLTTQNYLLREDGPLPYDYRHYIAIIAAARHHCIYLVKLHEQEFLLRNGNPEWLKGIAYAPRKIQDLYEINKILAHRPWLINKEHMMKLLKTPEPWSLSELMHAIILLTHFHSLCSFVYGCGINAELDIDGFTYSRSSSSSSDTDSNSENNEVGETSNHSHAQQMSRDEGVGLEALMEKMKKLNEMSLEETSQEELLKRFHSVEHQSAEITVPNSKKSTPRSELMRYVLDDEFSYTDFVTQDKVNEVPTFRACDYSWDDHGFSLANRLYTDIGNLLDDKYTMAANMTYYTMGDNREVDTSSFRRAIWNYIHCMYGIRHDDYDYSEVNQLLERNLKAYIKTLTCYPERLQKKDYDGVMREFKHSEKVHVNLMIMEARQQAELLYALRALNRYMT; this is encoded by the exons attatTCCATCCAACATAGCAGATGAACAG ACCCACAGTGTTTTTATGGATGCTTTTATTCAGAACAACCGCCTTGACCACGTCAGTCAAGTCATGGGCTACCATCCAGATTACCTGAGGAATTTCCTGACCACCCAGAATTACCTTTTGAGGGAAGATGGACCACTACCTTATGACTACAGGCATTACATTGCTATCATT GCTGCTGCTAGGCACCACtgtatatatttagtaaagctACATGAACAAGAGTTTTTGCTGAGAAATGGCAACCCAGAATGGTTAAAAGGTATTGCATATGCTCCAAGAAAGATCCAGGATCTTTATGAAATCAACAAAATTCTGGCTCACCGTCCTTGGTTGATCAATAAGGAACACATGATG aaACTTCTGAAAACTCCAGAACCATGGTCTCTGTCAGAGTTAATGCATGCCATCATTCTTCTGACACACTTCCATTCTTTGTGTTCCTTTGTGTATGGCTGTGGCATCAATGCTGAGCTGGACATTGATGGATTCACATACAGCAGGTCATCCAGTTCAAGCAGTGATACAGATTCCAACAGTGAAAATAATGAGGTTGGAGAGACCTCAAATCACAGTCACGCCCAG CAGATGTCCAGAGATGAAGGTGTGGGTCTAGAGGCCCTGatggaaaaaatgaaaaaattgaaTGAAATGTCTTTAGAAGAAACTAGCCAGGAGGAGCTGTTGAAACGTTTCCACAGTGTGGAGCACCAAAGTGCTGAAA tAACAGTGCCAAACAGTAAGAAATCCACTCCCAGGTCTGAGTTGATGCGCTATGTGTTGGATGATGAGTTCTCCTACACAGACTTTGTCACTCAGGACAAGGTGAATGAGGTGCCAACCTTCCGAGCTTGTGATTACTCTTGGGATGACCATGGGTTCTCACTTGCTAACCGGCTTTACACTGATATAGGCAATCTGCTGGATGACAAGTATACTATGGCAGCCAACATGACCTATTATAC tatGGGAGATAACCGAGAGGTGGACACTTCATCGTTTCGTAGAGCCATCTGGAACTACATTCACTGCATGTATGGCATACGTCATGACGATTATGATTATTCGGAG GTGAATCAACTTCTGGAGAGAAATCTTAAAGCTTACATCAAGACATTGACCTGCTACCCAGAACGTCTTCAGAAGAAAGATTATGATGGTGTGATGAGAGAATTTAAACATTCTGAAAAA GTGCATGTCAACCTTATGATAATGGAGGCTCGCCAACAGGCTGAACTACTGTATGCACTTCGAGCACTCAACCGCTACATGACATAG
- the LOC106070595 gene encoding sestrin-1-like isoform X3 — MHDLKCSPTHVDNRTYHFPKAVALPHYEYFQWDLELDSDNDTLEDVQPREDEDMHVDNHPHHSPRKLEIIPSNIADEQTHSVFMDAFIQNNRLDHVSQVMGYHPDYLRNFLTTQNYLLREDGPLPYDYRHYIAIIAAARHHCIYLVKLHEQEFLLRNGNPEWLKGIAYAPRKIQDLYEINKILAHRPWLINKEHMMKLLKTPEPWSLSELMHAIILLTHFHSLCSFVYGCGINAELDIDGFTYSRSSSSSSDTDSNSENNEVGETSNHSHAQQMSRDEGVGLEALMEKMKKLNEMSLEETSQEELLKRFHSVEHQSAEITVPNSKKSTPRSELMRYVLDDEFSYTDFVTQDKVNEVPTFRACDYSWDDHGFSLANRLYTDIGNLLDDKYTMAANMTYYTMGDNREVDTSSFRRAIWNYIHCMYGIRHDDYDYSEVNQLLERNLKAYIKTLTCYPERLQKKDYDGVMREFKHSEKVHVNLMIMEARQQAELLYALRALNRYMT, encoded by the exons ATGCACGACTTGAAGTGCTCCCCCACACACGTGGATAACAGGACGTATCACTTCCCCAAGGCAGTAGCACTGCCACACTATGAGTACTTTCAATGGGACCTGGAGCTGGATAGCGACAATGACACGCTGGAGGACGTACAGCCTAGAGAGGATGAGGACATGCATGTAGATAATCACCCCCATCACTCACCTCGTAAACTCGAA attatTCCATCCAACATAGCAGATGAACAG ACCCACAGTGTTTTTATGGATGCTTTTATTCAGAACAACCGCCTTGACCACGTCAGTCAAGTCATGGGCTACCATCCAGATTACCTGAGGAATTTCCTGACCACCCAGAATTACCTTTTGAGGGAAGATGGACCACTACCTTATGACTACAGGCATTACATTGCTATCATT GCTGCTGCTAGGCACCACtgtatatatttagtaaagctACATGAACAAGAGTTTTTGCTGAGAAATGGCAACCCAGAATGGTTAAAAGGTATTGCATATGCTCCAAGAAAGATCCAGGATCTTTATGAAATCAACAAAATTCTGGCTCACCGTCCTTGGTTGATCAATAAGGAACACATGATG aaACTTCTGAAAACTCCAGAACCATGGTCTCTGTCAGAGTTAATGCATGCCATCATTCTTCTGACACACTTCCATTCTTTGTGTTCCTTTGTGTATGGCTGTGGCATCAATGCTGAGCTGGACATTGATGGATTCACATACAGCAGGTCATCCAGTTCAAGCAGTGATACAGATTCCAACAGTGAAAATAATGAGGTTGGAGAGACCTCAAATCACAGTCACGCCCAG CAGATGTCCAGAGATGAAGGTGTGGGTCTAGAGGCCCTGatggaaaaaatgaaaaaattgaaTGAAATGTCTTTAGAAGAAACTAGCCAGGAGGAGCTGTTGAAACGTTTCCACAGTGTGGAGCACCAAAGTGCTGAAA tAACAGTGCCAAACAGTAAGAAATCCACTCCCAGGTCTGAGTTGATGCGCTATGTGTTGGATGATGAGTTCTCCTACACAGACTTTGTCACTCAGGACAAGGTGAATGAGGTGCCAACCTTCCGAGCTTGTGATTACTCTTGGGATGACCATGGGTTCTCACTTGCTAACCGGCTTTACACTGATATAGGCAATCTGCTGGATGACAAGTATACTATGGCAGCCAACATGACCTATTATAC tatGGGAGATAACCGAGAGGTGGACACTTCATCGTTTCGTAGAGCCATCTGGAACTACATTCACTGCATGTATGGCATACGTCATGACGATTATGATTATTCGGAG GTGAATCAACTTCTGGAGAGAAATCTTAAAGCTTACATCAAGACATTGACCTGCTACCCAGAACGTCTTCAGAAGAAAGATTATGATGGTGTGATGAGAGAATTTAAACATTCTGAAAAA GTGCATGTCAACCTTATGATAATGGAGGCTCGCCAACAGGCTGAACTACTGTATGCACTTCGAGCACTCAACCGCTACATGACATAG